A single window of Leclercia adecarboxylata DNA harbors:
- a CDS encoding L-ribulose-5-phosphate 3-epimerase: MLSKQVPLGIYEKALPAGECWLERLKLAQSLGFDFVEMSVDETDARLSRLDWSREQRLALVNAVAETGVRVSSMCLSAHRRFPLGSEDDAVRAQGLAIMRKAIRFAQDVGIRVIQLAGYDVYYQQANNETRRRFRDGLKESVEMASRAQVMLAMEIMDYPLMNSISKALGYAHYLNNPWFQLYPDIGNLSAWDNDVQMELQAGIGHIVAVHVKDTRPGVFKNVPFGSGVVDFERCFQTLKESGYCGPWLIEMWSETAEDPLQEVAKARDWVLERMARAGLMGGENAAA, encoded by the coding sequence ATGTTAAGCAAGCAGGTGCCGCTAGGTATCTATGAAAAGGCACTCCCCGCCGGGGAGTGCTGGCTCGAGCGACTGAAACTGGCGCAATCGCTGGGTTTCGATTTCGTCGAAATGTCGGTGGATGAGACGGATGCGCGCCTTTCCCGTCTCGACTGGAGCCGCGAGCAGCGTCTGGCGCTGGTGAATGCGGTGGCCGAAACCGGCGTGCGCGTGTCCTCAATGTGCCTGAGTGCCCATCGTCGCTTTCCGCTGGGTAGTGAAGATGACGCCGTGCGCGCACAGGGGCTGGCGATCATGCGTAAAGCGATTCGCTTTGCCCAGGACGTAGGGATCCGCGTCATCCAGCTGGCAGGCTATGACGTTTACTACCAGCAGGCCAACAACGAAACGCGCCGTCGTTTCCGTGATGGTCTGAAAGAGAGCGTCGAGATGGCGAGCCGCGCCCAGGTGATGCTGGCGATGGAGATCATGGACTACCCGCTGATGAACTCCATCAGCAAGGCGCTGGGTTATGCCCATTACCTTAATAACCCGTGGTTCCAGCTCTATCCCGATATCGGCAACCTGTCCGCGTGGGATAACGACGTTCAGATGGAACTACAGGCGGGTATTGGTCATATCGTGGCGGTACACGTCAAAGACACGCGGCCAGGCGTATTCAAAAACGTGCCGTTCGGCAGTGGCGTAGTGGATTTTGAGCGCTGTTTCCAGACGCTGAAAGAGAGTGGCTATTGCGGGCCCTGGCTGATTGAGATGTGGAGCGAAACCGCAGAAGATCCGCTGCAAGAGGTGGCAAAAGCCCGGGACTGGGTGCTGGAGCGGATGGCGCGGGCCGGGCTTATGGGAGGCGAAAATGCAGCAGCTTAA
- a CDS encoding L-ribulose-5-phosphate 4-epimerase: protein MQQLKQQAFEANMDLPRYALVTFTWGNVSAIDRSRGLVAIKPSGVAYETMRVEDMVVVDLDGKVVEGQWRPSSDTATHLALYRRYPSLGGVVHTHSTHATAWAQAGLAIPALGTTHADYFFGDIPCTRALTEEEVQGEYELNTGRVIVETLGESEPLHRPGIVVYQHGPFAWGKDAHDAVHNAVVMEEVARMAWIARGINPHLQPIDSYLMDKHFMRKHGPNAYYGQK from the coding sequence ATGCAGCAGCTTAAACAGCAGGCATTTGAGGCAAACATGGATTTGCCGCGTTACGCTCTGGTCACCTTTACCTGGGGAAACGTCAGCGCGATTGACCGGAGCCGTGGGCTGGTGGCGATTAAACCCAGCGGCGTGGCCTACGAGACCATGCGCGTGGAAGACATGGTAGTGGTGGATCTCGACGGCAAGGTGGTGGAGGGCCAATGGCGGCCTTCGTCCGATACCGCGACCCATCTGGCGCTGTACCGGCGTTACCCCTCCCTTGGCGGCGTGGTGCATACCCACTCCACCCACGCCACGGCCTGGGCGCAGGCGGGGCTGGCTATTCCGGCACTGGGCACTACCCATGCAGACTACTTTTTTGGCGATATTCCCTGTACGCGGGCATTAACCGAAGAGGAGGTGCAGGGGGAGTACGAACTCAATACCGGCAGGGTGATCGTTGAAACTCTGGGTGAGAGCGAACCGCTGCACAGGCCGGGGATAGTGGTCTATCAGCATGGCCCCTTCGCCTGGGGTAAAGATGCGCACGATGCCGTGCATAATGCCGTGGTGATGGAGGAGGTGGCGCGAATGGCGTGGATAGCTCGCGGCATCAACCCTCATCTGCAACCTATAGACAGCTACCTGATGGACAAGCACTTTATGCGCAAGCATGGCCCGAATGCTTATTACGGGCAAAAATAA
- the yjfY gene encoding DUF1471 family protein YjfY: MKKINLAILAALLLSANATAAIQVDGRQARNMDDVQSLGVIYINHNFATESEATEAITAEAEARDARYYHVMLTREPGSNGNMHVSADIYR, encoded by the coding sequence ATGAAAAAGATAAACCTTGCCATTCTGGCTGCGCTTTTGCTCAGTGCAAACGCGACAGCAGCGATTCAGGTTGACGGCCGACAGGCCAGGAATATGGATGATGTGCAAAGTCTGGGCGTCATTTATATCAACCACAACTTCGCTACGGAAAGCGAAGCAACAGAAGCCATTACTGCAGAAGCCGAAGCGCGGGATGCCCGCTACTATCACGTCATGCTCACCCGTGAACCGGGCAGCAACGGCAATATGCACGTCAGCGCAGATATCTACCGGTAA
- the rpsF gene encoding 30S ribosomal protein S6, translating into MRHYEIVFMVHPDQSEQVPGMIERYTGAITAAEGTIHRLEDWGRRQLAYPINKLHKAHYVLLNVEAPQEAIDELETNFRFNDAVIRSMVMRTKNAVTEASPMVKAKDERRERRDDFANETADDSDAGDSEE; encoded by the coding sequence ATGCGTCATTACGAAATCGTTTTTATGGTCCATCCTGACCAGAGCGAACAGGTTCCGGGTATGATCGAGCGCTACACTGGTGCAATCACTGCAGCAGAAGGCACGATCCACCGTCTGGAAGACTGGGGCCGCCGTCAGCTGGCTTATCCGATCAACAAACTGCACAAAGCTCACTACGTTCTGCTGAACGTTGAAGCACCGCAGGAAGCGATCGATGAGCTGGAAACTAACTTCCGCTTCAACGATGCCGTTATCCGCAGCATGGTTATGCGTACCAAAAACGCAGTGACCGAAGCATCTCCGATGGTTAAAGCGAAAGACGAGCGCCGTGAGCGTCGCGATGATTTCGCAAACGAAACCGCAGATGATTCTGATGCTGGGGATTCTGAAGAGTAA
- the priB gene encoding primosomal replication protein N: MTNRLVLSGTVCRTPLRKVSPSGIPHCQFVLEHRSVQEEAGFHRQAWCQMPVIISGHENQAITHSITVGSAVTVQGFISCHKAKNGLSKMVLHAEQIDLIDSGD; the protein is encoded by the coding sequence ATGACCAACCGTCTGGTGTTGTCCGGTACCGTGTGCAGGACCCCCCTTCGTAAGGTCAGCCCATCAGGAATTCCTCACTGCCAGTTCGTGCTTGAGCATCGTTCAGTGCAGGAGGAAGCCGGGTTTCACCGGCAGGCGTGGTGCCAAATGCCCGTTATTATTAGCGGACACGAAAACCAGGCCATTACTCACAGTATAACGGTCGGTAGCGCAGTAACCGTTCAGGGGTTCATCTCTTGCCACAAGGCAAAGAACGGTCTGAGCAAAATGGTTCTGCATGCCGAGCAGATTGATTTGATAGATTCTGGAGACTAG
- the rpsR gene encoding 30S ribosomal protein S18, with protein MARYFRRRKFCRFTAEGVQEIDYKDIATLKNYITESGKIVPSRITGTRAKYQRQLARAIKRARYLSLLPYTDRHQ; from the coding sequence ATGGCACGTTATTTCCGTCGTCGCAAGTTCTGCCGTTTCACCGCGGAAGGCGTTCAAGAGATCGACTATAAAGATATCGCAACGCTGAAAAACTACATCACCGAAAGCGGTAAGATTGTCCCAAGCCGTATCACCGGTACTCGTGCAAAATACCAGCGTCAGCTGGCTCGCGCTATCAAACGCGCTCGCTACCTGTCCCTGCTGCCGTACACTGATCGTCATCAGTAA
- the rplI gene encoding 50S ribosomal protein L9 produces the protein MQVILLDKVANLGSLGDQVNVKAGYARNFLVPQGKAVPATKKNVEFFEARRAELEAKLADVLAAANARAEEINALGTVTIASKAGDEGKLFGSIGTRDIADAVTAAGVKVAKSEVRLPNGVLRTTGEHEVDFQVHSEVFAKLVVNVVAE, from the coding sequence ATGCAAGTTATTCTGCTTGATAAAGTAGCAAACCTGGGCAGCCTGGGTGATCAGGTAAACGTTAAAGCGGGCTACGCTCGTAACTTCCTGGTTCCACAGGGTAAAGCTGTTCCTGCTACCAAGAAAAACGTAGAGTTTTTCGAAGCACGTCGTGCTGAACTGGAAGCCAAACTGGCTGACGTTCTGGCGGCTGCTAACGCTCGCGCTGAAGAAATCAACGCACTGGGCACTGTTACCATCGCGTCTAAAGCTGGCGACGAAGGTAAACTGTTCGGTTCCATCGGTACCCGCGACATCGCTGATGCAGTAACTGCAGCTGGCGTTAAAGTGGCTAAGAGCGAAGTTCGTCTGCCGAACGGCGTTCTGCGTACCACCGGTGAGCACGAAGTGGACTTCCAGGTTCACAGCGAAGTCTTCGCTAAACTGGTTGTTAACGTTGTTGCTGAGTAA
- a CDS encoding DMT family transporter, protein MDSVLPTPIFARKNIVFASATLCCLLWGSSYPAIKSGYELFQIATNDISSKVVFAGYRFVFAGLLLLLLALAQRKPIGRLSPRQFGQLTVLGLTQTAIQYTFFYIGLAYTTGAKGSIMNATATFFSVMLAHFIYQNDKISYNKALGCILGFAGVMIVNFNSGLQDFHFVWNGDGFVVLAAFILSAATLYGKRISQTVDPMVMTGWQLAIGGVMLVVGGYITGGTLAVPSVKAAAILGYLTLLSSVAFALWSLLLKYNRVSMIAPFNFLVPVAGTVLSAIFLGENILEIKYAVALVLVCSGIWWVNKVSGKQAR, encoded by the coding sequence ATGGACTCCGTTCTGCCCACGCCGATTTTTGCCCGTAAAAACATCGTTTTCGCCAGCGCGACGCTGTGCTGTTTGTTATGGGGAAGCTCCTATCCCGCCATTAAAAGCGGCTACGAACTCTTTCAGATTGCGACCAACGATATTTCATCAAAAGTCGTCTTTGCGGGTTATCGCTTTGTGTTTGCCGGCCTGCTGTTGCTGCTGTTAGCCCTTGCCCAGCGCAAGCCAATTGGTCGACTCAGCCCGCGGCAGTTTGGACAGCTGACGGTACTGGGCCTGACGCAGACGGCTATCCAGTACACGTTCTTTTATATCGGTCTCGCTTACACGACGGGTGCCAAAGGATCGATCATGAACGCGACCGCCACCTTCTTTAGCGTCATGCTGGCGCACTTTATTTATCAGAACGACAAGATCAGCTACAACAAAGCCCTCGGTTGTATCCTCGGTTTTGCCGGGGTGATGATCGTGAACTTCAATAGCGGCCTGCAGGACTTCCACTTTGTCTGGAATGGAGACGGTTTTGTGGTGCTGGCGGCGTTTATCCTTTCAGCCGCCACGCTGTATGGCAAACGTATTTCTCAGACGGTCGACCCGATGGTGATGACCGGCTGGCAGCTGGCGATAGGCGGGGTGATGCTGGTTGTCGGAGGCTATATCACAGGCGGAACGCTGGCAGTACCCAGCGTCAAAGCGGCGGCCATCCTCGGTTATCTGACCCTGCTCTCCTCGGTGGCGTTTGCGCTGTGGAGTTTGCTGCTGAAGTACAACCGCGTCAGTATGATTGCACCCTTCAACTTCTTAGTGCCGGTGGCTGGAACCGTCCTCTCTGCGATTTTCCTCGGGGAGAATATCCTTGAGATCAAATATGCCGTGGCGCTGGTGCTGGTCTGCTCGGGGATCTGGTGGGTCAACAAAGTGAGTGGAAAACAGGCCCGGTAA
- a CDS encoding OapA family protein gives MPGPFELKPTLTKIWHAPDNFRIMDPLPPLHRRGIIIGALMVIVGFLLPGADDSATAPVRRDAELDFRSQTQPQPDSQPMQTQLVSPSNDPGQMAPVEPEPIQEEQPQEQAAAPVQSQPVPGIEQQWRSYRVEPGKTMAQLFRDHNLPPTDVYAMAQVEGAGKPLSNLQNGQMVQIRQNASGVVTGLTIDSGNGQQVLFTRQSDGSFIRAK, from the coding sequence ATGCCCGGGCCATTTGAACTAAAACCTACCCTGACGAAAATCTGGCATGCGCCAGACAACTTTCGCATCATGGACCCGCTGCCGCCCCTGCACCGCAGAGGCATTATCATCGGTGCGCTGATGGTTATTGTTGGTTTTCTGCTGCCAGGCGCTGACGACAGCGCGACTGCGCCTGTGCGCCGGGATGCCGAACTGGATTTCCGTTCGCAGACGCAGCCGCAGCCCGATAGCCAACCGATGCAGACGCAGCTGGTTTCCCCCTCTAACGATCCGGGCCAGATGGCGCCGGTTGAGCCGGAGCCGATTCAGGAAGAGCAGCCCCAGGAGCAGGCCGCCGCGCCCGTGCAGTCGCAGCCGGTGCCGGGTATCGAACAGCAGTGGCGTTCCTACCGCGTAGAGCCGGGCAAAACGATGGCGCAGCTGTTCCGCGATCACAACCTGCCGCCGACCGATGTCTATGCGATGGCGCAGGTTGAAGGTGCGGGCAAGCCGCTGAGCAATCTGCAAAATGGTCAGATGGTGCAGATCCGCCAGAATGCGAGCGGCGTGGTGACAGGGCTGACCATTGACAGCGGCAATGGTCAGCAGGTGCTGTTTACCCGTCAGTCTGACGGCAGCTTTATCCGCGCTAAATAG
- the fklB gene encoding FKBP-type peptidyl-prolyl cis-trans isomerase encodes MTTPTFDTIEAQASYGIGLQVGQQLSESGLQGLLPEALVAGIADALEGKHPAVPVDVVHRALREIHERADTVRRARFEEMAAAGEKFLEENREREGVNSTETGLQFRVINQGDGAIPARTDHVRVHYTGKLIDGTVFDSSVARGEPAEFPVNGVIPGWIEALTLMPVGSKWELTIPQNLAYGERGAGASIPPFSTLVFEVELLEIL; translated from the coding sequence ATGACCACCCCGACTTTTGACACAATCGAAGCGCAGGCAAGCTACGGTATTGGTTTGCAGGTAGGACAGCAGCTGAGCGAATCAGGTCTGCAGGGTCTGTTACCGGAAGCGCTGGTGGCGGGTATCGCCGATGCGCTGGAAGGCAAGCACCCGGCGGTTCCGGTTGATGTGGTTCACCGCGCGCTGCGCGAAATCCACGAGCGTGCTGACACCGTGCGTCGCGCGCGTTTTGAAGAGATGGCAGCGGCAGGCGAGAAGTTCCTCGAAGAGAACCGTGAGCGCGAAGGCGTGAACAGCACTGAAACCGGCCTGCAGTTCCGCGTGATCAATCAGGGTGACGGCGCAATCCCGGCACGTACCGACCACGTTCGCGTGCACTACACCGGTAAACTGATCGACGGCACCGTGTTCGACAGCTCCGTTGCCCGCGGCGAACCGGCTGAATTCCCGGTAAACGGCGTGATCCCAGGCTGGATCGAAGCTCTGACCCTGATGCCGGTTGGCTCCAAATGGGAACTGACTATCCCTCAGAACCTGGCCTACGGCGAGCGTGGCGCAGGCGCATCCATTCCGCCATTCAGCACCCTGGTCTTTGAAGTCGAGCTGCTGGAAATTCTGTAA
- the cycA gene encoding D-serine/D-alanine/glycine transporter, translating to MVDQVKVVADEEAPSEQSLRRNLTNRHIQLIAIGGAIGTGLFMGSGKTISLAGPSIIFVYMIIGFMLFFVMRAMGELLLSNLEYKSFSDFASDLLGPWAGYFTGWTYWFCWVVTGMADVVAITAYAQFWFPGLSDWVASLAVIVLLLSLNLATVKMFGEMEFWFAMIKIVAIVGLIVVGLVMVMTHFTSPSGVEASFSHLWNDGGWFPKGLSGFFAGFQIAVFAFVGIELVGTTAAETKDPEKSLPRAINSIPVRIIMFYVFALIVIMSVTPWSSVVPTKSPFVELFVLVGLPAAASLINFVVLTSAASSANSGVFSTSRMLFGLAQEGVAPSAFAKLSKRAVPAKGLTFSCICLLGGVVMLYVNPSVIGAFTMITTVSAILFMFVWTIILCSYLVYRKQRPHLHEKSIYKMPLGKLMCWVCMAFFVFVLVLLTLEEDTRQALIVTPLWFIALGLGWLFIGKKRMAGVR from the coding sequence ATGGTAGATCAGGTAAAAGTCGTTGCCGACGAAGAGGCACCGTCTGAACAGTCGCTACGGCGTAATCTCACAAACCGTCATATTCAGCTTATCGCCATCGGCGGGGCCATCGGCACCGGGCTGTTTATGGGGTCAGGCAAAACCATCAGCCTTGCCGGTCCGTCGATCATTTTTGTCTATATGATCATCGGCTTTATGCTCTTTTTCGTGATGCGGGCAATGGGAGAGCTGCTGCTCTCGAATCTCGAATACAAATCCTTCAGCGACTTTGCCTCCGACCTTCTCGGGCCGTGGGCGGGTTACTTTACCGGCTGGACCTACTGGTTCTGCTGGGTGGTCACCGGGATGGCCGACGTCGTCGCCATTACGGCCTATGCGCAGTTCTGGTTCCCCGGGCTGTCGGACTGGGTTGCCTCGCTGGCGGTAATTGTTCTGCTGCTGAGCCTTAACCTCGCCACCGTAAAAATGTTCGGTGAGATGGAGTTCTGGTTCGCGATGATCAAAATCGTCGCCATTGTCGGCCTGATTGTGGTCGGCCTGGTGATGGTCATGACTCACTTTACCTCCCCGAGCGGCGTTGAGGCCTCGTTCTCCCATCTGTGGAATGACGGCGGCTGGTTCCCGAAAGGGCTGAGCGGATTCTTTGCCGGCTTCCAGATTGCGGTCTTCGCCTTCGTGGGGATTGAGCTGGTAGGTACGACAGCTGCTGAAACCAAAGATCCTGAGAAGTCTCTGCCGCGGGCGATTAACTCGATTCCCGTGCGTATCATCATGTTCTACGTCTTCGCGCTGATCGTAATTATGTCGGTCACGCCGTGGAGTTCCGTTGTCCCAACCAAGAGCCCTTTCGTTGAGCTGTTTGTGCTGGTGGGTCTGCCGGCAGCGGCGAGCCTGATTAACTTCGTGGTGCTGACCTCCGCGGCCTCGTCGGCTAACAGCGGCGTGTTCTCCACCAGCCGTATGCTGTTCGGCCTGGCGCAGGAAGGCGTGGCGCCGAGCGCGTTCGCCAAGCTCTCAAAGCGTGCGGTACCGGCAAAAGGGCTGACCTTCTCCTGTATCTGCCTGCTGGGCGGCGTGGTGATGCTCTACGTGAACCCAAGCGTGATTGGCGCGTTCACCATGATCACCACGGTCTCGGCGATCCTGTTCATGTTCGTCTGGACCATCATCCTGTGCTCGTACCTGGTGTACCGCAAACAGCGTCCGCACCTGCATGAAAAATCCATCTACAAGATGCCGCTTGGCAAGCTGATGTGCTGGGTCTGCATGGCGTTCTTCGTGTTTGTGCTGGTGCTGCTGACTCTGGAAGAGGATACCCGTCAGGCGCTGATCGTGACGCCGCTGTGGTTTATCGCGCTGGGACTGGGCTGGCTGTTTATTGGTAAGAAAAGAATGGCTGGCGTAAGGTAA
- the ytfE gene encoding iron-sulfur cluster repair protein YtfE: MAFRDQPLGELALSIPRASALFRKYDMDYCCGGKQTLARAASRKELDLDLIEAELAKLAEQPLEKDWRSVALGEIINHIIVRYHDRHREQLPELILQATKVERVHAEKASVPRGLAKNLTMLHEELSSHMMKEEQILFPMIKQGMGSQAMGPISVMESEHDDAGELVEVIKHITNNVTPPADACTTWRAMYNGINEMIDDLMEHISLENNVLFPRALAGE; this comes from the coding sequence ATGGCCTTCCGCGACCAACCTTTAGGCGAGCTGGCGCTCTCCATCCCACGCGCTTCCGCGCTGTTTCGTAAATACGATATGGATTACTGCTGCGGCGGTAAGCAAACCCTGGCGCGGGCGGCATCGCGTAAGGAACTGGATCTGGACCTCATCGAAGCTGAACTGGCAAAACTGGCTGAGCAGCCGCTGGAAAAAGACTGGCGCAGTGTGGCGCTGGGCGAAATCATCAATCACATCATCGTCCGCTACCATGACCGCCACCGTGAGCAGCTGCCGGAACTGATCCTGCAGGCGACCAAAGTTGAGCGCGTCCATGCGGAGAAAGCCTCTGTCCCGCGCGGTCTGGCGAAGAACCTGACCATGCTGCACGAAGAGCTCTCCAGCCACATGATGAAAGAGGAGCAGATCCTGTTCCCGATGATCAAACAGGGGATGGGTAGCCAGGCGATGGGGCCCATCAGCGTGATGGAAAGCGAGCATGACGACGCCGGTGAACTGGTGGAGGTGATCAAGCACATCACCAACAACGTGACCCCGCCGGCAGATGCCTGCACCACCTGGCGCGCAATGTATAACGGGATTAACGAGATGATCGACGACCTGATGGAGCACATCAGCCTCGAGAATAACGTGCTGTTCCCGCGGGCGCTGGCCGGGGAATAA
- a CDS encoding methyl-accepting chemotaxis protein encodes MFKRIKVITLLVSVLLVLGLMQIIAATVFINALNNDKSNFTVSQLSSQNVAEFTDAWISLNQARVTLNRGMLRLQSSTATEINGTQLGELVTAGKSLLAEAQGHYDKYYALPETPGMDEKLADRLEEQYRAYHTTLTKMNALLAEGKLDDMFKQNAEKKQVAMQAVYREWREAQAKLTSAGITDNENDYQRILWILSAIMVVVVAVIVASWIAMRNVLLKPLHEVIAHIRAIAAGDLTQPIDARGQNEMALLAHNVHEMQKALANTVGVVRDGADTIFTGAGEISAGSNDLSSRTEQQAASLEETAASMEQLTATVKQNADNARQASRLALDASSTAKKGGNVVEGVVRTMDEIATSSSKIAQITNVIDGIAFQTNILALNAAVEAARAGEQGRGFAVVAGEVRTLAQRSAQAAKEIKGLIDDSGARVSAGSALVNEAGATMAEIVSAVTRVTDIMGEIASASDEQSRGIDQVGQAVAEMDRVTQQNASLVEESAAAAAALEEQAARLNEAVAVFKIVHGQAAKAVPVKTYTAKAKPVLATTDANWETF; translated from the coding sequence ATGTTTAAACGGATTAAAGTAATCACCCTGTTAGTCTCGGTACTGCTGGTGCTCGGGCTGATGCAAATCATCGCCGCGACGGTTTTTATCAATGCCCTGAACAATGATAAGAGCAATTTCACCGTCTCCCAGCTGTCAAGCCAGAACGTGGCAGAGTTTACCGACGCGTGGATCAGTCTGAACCAGGCGCGCGTTACCCTTAACCGCGGCATGCTTCGTCTGCAAAGCAGTACGGCGACCGAGATCAACGGCACGCAGCTGGGCGAGCTGGTCACCGCCGGGAAATCCCTGCTGGCCGAAGCGCAGGGGCACTACGACAAATACTATGCCCTGCCGGAAACACCGGGTATGGATGAGAAGCTGGCCGATCGGCTGGAAGAGCAGTATCGCGCTTACCACACCACGCTGACGAAAATGAACGCGCTGTTGGCCGAGGGCAAGCTGGACGATATGTTCAAGCAGAATGCCGAGAAGAAGCAGGTGGCGATGCAGGCTGTTTACCGCGAATGGCGTGAAGCGCAGGCGAAGCTGACCAGCGCGGGCATCACCGATAACGAGAACGACTACCAGCGTATCCTGTGGATCCTCTCGGCCATTATGGTGGTTGTGGTGGCGGTGATTGTCGCCAGCTGGATCGCCATGCGCAACGTGCTGCTGAAGCCGCTGCATGAGGTGATTGCGCATATTCGCGCCATTGCCGCCGGCGATCTGACGCAACCGATCGATGCCCGGGGTCAAAATGAAATGGCGCTGCTGGCGCATAACGTTCACGAAATGCAAAAGGCGCTGGCCAACACCGTGGGCGTGGTCCGCGATGGGGCGGACACCATTTTCACCGGCGCCGGTGAAATCTCCGCAGGCAGCAACGACCTCTCTTCCCGCACCGAGCAGCAGGCGGCCTCGCTGGAAGAGACCGCAGCCAGCATGGAGCAGTTAACCGCCACCGTGAAGCAGAACGCCGATAACGCCCGTCAGGCGTCACGGCTGGCGCTGGATGCCTCCTCTACCGCGAAGAAAGGCGGAAACGTGGTTGAAGGCGTGGTGCGCACCATGGACGAGATCGCCACCAGCTCCAGCAAGATTGCCCAGATCACTAACGTGATTGATGGCATCGCCTTCCAGACCAACATTCTGGCGCTGAACGCGGCGGTAGAAGCGGCGCGTGCCGGCGAGCAGGGGCGCGGATTTGCGGTGGTGGCAGGGGAAGTCCGTACCCTGGCCCAGCGCAGCGCCCAGGCCGCGAAAGAGATCAAAGGCCTGATTGACGACTCTGGCGCGCGCGTCAGCGCGGGTTCCGCACTGGTGAATGAAGCCGGCGCGACGATGGCGGAAATCGTCAGCGCCGTCACCCGCGTGACCGACATCATGGGCGAAATCGCTTCCGCTTCGGATGAGCAGAGCCGCGGTATCGACCAGGTGGGTCAGGCGGTGGCCGAAATGGATCGTGTGACCCAGCAGAACGCCTCGCTGGTTGAGGAGTCTGCGGCGGCGGCGGCGGCGCTGGAAGAGCAGGCGGCGCGCCTGAACGAGGCGGTGGCGGTGTTTAAGATTGTTCACGGTCAGGCGGCCAAAGCGGTACCAGTGAAAACCTATACCGCAAAAGCGAAACCGGTGCTGGCCACAACGGACGCTAACTGGGAAACCTTCTGA
- a CDS encoding DMT family transporter: MVSGVLYALLAGLMWGLIFVGPLIVPEYPAALQSMGRYLALGLIALPIAWLGRARLRQLTGRDWLTALALTMMGNLIYYICLASAIQRTGAPVSTMIIGTLPVVIPVFANLLYSQRDGKLAWSKMVPGLIAIALGLACVNIAELRHGVAGGSGWRYVSGILLASVSVVCWAWYALRNARWLRENPDKHPMMWATAQALVTLPVSLLGYLAACAWLNVQQPDFALPLGPRPWVFLGLMVAIAICCSWVGALCWNVASQKLPTVILGPLIVFETLAGLLYTFLMRQSLPPLLTGTGIVLLVVGVVIAVSAKPEKPLVVPASEL; encoded by the coding sequence ATGGTTAGCGGCGTGTTGTATGCCCTGCTTGCAGGGTTGATGTGGGGGCTGATTTTTGTCGGCCCGTTGATTGTGCCGGAGTACCCGGCGGCGTTGCAGTCGATGGGGCGTTACCTGGCGCTGGGGCTGATCGCCCTGCCGATCGCCTGGCTCGGCCGCGCGCGGTTACGCCAGCTTACCGGTCGCGACTGGCTGACCGCGCTGGCGCTGACCATGATGGGCAACCTCATCTATTACATCTGTCTGGCGAGCGCCATTCAGCGTACCGGGGCCCCCGTCTCAACGATGATCATCGGCACGCTGCCGGTGGTGATCCCGGTGTTCGCCAATCTGCTCTACAGCCAGCGCGACGGCAAGCTGGCATGGTCGAAGATGGTGCCCGGGCTGATCGCCATTGCCCTGGGGCTGGCCTGCGTCAACATTGCCGAGCTGCGGCACGGCGTGGCCGGAGGCAGCGGCTGGCGCTATGTCTCGGGGATCCTGCTGGCGTCGGTGTCGGTGGTCTGCTGGGCATGGTATGCCCTGCGTAATGCCCGCTGGCTGCGGGAAAATCCGGACAAACATCCGATGATGTGGGCTACCGCGCAAGCGCTGGTAACGCTGCCGGTATCGCTGCTGGGCTATCTCGCCGCCTGCGCCTGGCTGAACGTGCAGCAGCCGGACTTCGCCCTGCCGCTGGGGCCGCGTCCCTGGGTCTTCCTCGGGCTGATGGTGGCGATTGCCATCTGCTGCTCGTGGGTAGGTGCTCTGTGCTGGAACGTCGCCAGCCAGAAATTGCCGACGGTGATCCTGGGGCCGTTGATCGTTTTCGAAACCCTGGCTGGACTGCTGTATACCTTCCTGATGCGCCAGAGTCTGCCGCCGCTGTTAACCGGAACGGGGATTGTGTTGCTGGTGGTGGGAGTGGTGATCGCGGTCAGCGCGAAGCCGGAAAAACCCCTGGTCGTTCCGGCTTCGGAGCTGTAG